Proteins encoded within one genomic window of Anaerolineae bacterium:
- a CDS encoding response regulator transcription factor — protein MIKVLLVDDHPIYRQGLKYILEKNENIKVVGEASDGKEAMELAKKLSPDVAIVDINLPYMNGLELTRFFKIHCPNTAVILITGFDAEYQLFHALKAGAAAYLTKEISPDKLIEAVEMVAKGYYLIGEAILEEPAVARWLLGEFERLAIELGGEPGKLFTPLSSRELQVLQLIAKGYSNKQIALTLGIKEQTVKNHLTSILRKLAVNDRTQAVLYALRRGWIRLNELEDGNGGISPLSKRMR, from the coding sequence GTGATAAAGGTCCTTCTGGTGGATGACCACCCAATCTACAGGCAGGGCTTAAAATATATCTTGGAAAAAAACGAGAACATCAAAGTAGTAGGAGAAGCCTCCGATGGAAAGGAGGCGATGGAATTAGCCAAAAAGCTTTCTCCGGACGTGGCTATTGTAGATATAAACCTGCCTTACATGAATGGTCTGGAGCTTACCCGCTTCTTTAAAATCCACTGTCCCAATACTGCCGTTATCCTTATAACGGGCTTTGACGCGGAATACCAGCTTTTCCACGCCCTGAAAGCAGGAGCTGCGGCCTACCTGACCAAAGAGATTAGCCCTGATAAACTTATAGAAGCTGTGGAAATGGTAGCTAAAGGTTACTACCTCATCGGGGAAGCGATTCTGGAAGAGCCAGCAGTAGCTCGCTGGCTCCTGGGGGAATTCGAAAGGCTGGCCATTGAGCTTGGTGGTGAACCAGGCAAACTTTTCACACCTCTTTCCTCACGGGAACTGCAGGTCCTTCAGCTTATAGCCAAAGGCTATTCCAATAAACAGATCGCTCTGACTTTAGGAATCAAAGAACAAACGGTTAAGAACCACCTGACTTCAATCCTGCGCAAGCTTGCAGTAAATGACCGCACACAGGCTGTCCTTTATGCTTTGAGAAGAGGCTGGATAAGGCTTAACGAACTGGAGGATGGCAATGGAGGAATTTCTCCGCTTTCTAAAAGAATGCGCTGA
- the rlmB gene encoding 23S rRNA (guanosine(2251)-2'-O)-methyltransferase RlmB codes for MAKGKGAKIKKKEEPLRPLSPGREFLYGRNPVLEALRARRRKFYRLILAEGVKDSPPVSEIVSLASRLGLYPVFMPRERLDSAVPDGSHQGIILEVSAYPYSSLEEILQGESGIILVLDLLQDPQNVGSLLRTAEATGVKGVLIQERNAVGITPAVVKASAGAVEHIKVVQVSNLNRALEGLRERGYWIAGLEALPEAQDLFAVKPPFPLVLVVGSEGKGLRPSVREKCDLLLKLPMEGRVSSLNVAVAGSIALYWFYRFRPGKEAL; via the coding sequence GTGGCGAAGGGTAAGGGTGCAAAGATAAAGAAAAAAGAAGAACCTTTAAGACCTTTAAGTCCGGGGCGGGAATTCCTCTACGGCCGCAATCCTGTTCTGGAAGCTTTAAGGGCTCGGCGTCGCAAATTTTACCGCTTAATCCTGGCCGAGGGAGTAAAGGATTCTCCCCCCGTAAGCGAAATTGTTTCCCTAGCAAGCCGCCTGGGTCTTTACCCTGTTTTCATGCCCCGGGAGAGGCTTGACTCCGCTGTTCCTGACGGCTCCCATCAGGGCATTATCCTGGAAGTTTCTGCTTACCCTTACTCTTCCCTTGAAGAGATCCTTCAGGGGGAATCAGGAATAATCCTGGTGCTGGACCTCCTTCAAGATCCCCAAAATGTAGGGAGCCTCCTGCGCACTGCCGAGGCCACTGGAGTAAAAGGAGTCCTGATTCAGGAAAGAAATGCTGTGGGAATAACCCCCGCTGTGGTAAAAGCTTCGGCTGGGGCTGTTGAGCATATAAAAGTGGTTCAGGTTTCAAACCTGAACCGGGCTCTTGAAGGGTTAAGGGAGCGAGGCTACTGGATTGCTGGCCTCGAGGCCTTGCCCGAAGCTCAGGATCTCTTCGCAGTTAAACCACCTTTTCCCCTGGTTCTGGTGGTAGGGAGCGAAGGGAAAGGGTTGAGGCCTTCGGTGAGGGAAAAATGTGACCTCTTGCTCAAACTACCGATGGAGGGGAGGGTTTCCTCGCTTAACGTAGCTGTAGCTGGTTCCATAGCTCTGTATTGGTTTTACCGATTCCGTCCTGGAAAGGAGGCTCTATGA
- a CDS encoding SDR family oxidoreductase: MKILVTGGAGFIGSHVVDLFVQEGHEVVVVDNLHTGKRENLNPMARFYYLDIRSPELEEVFAREKPEVISHQAALVNVRESMVKPILYAEVNVLGSLNLLELARRYGVRKFIYASTGGAIYGEPEYLPVDEEHPINPLDPYGASKHAVEHYLHLYYLNYGLEYVSLRYPNVYGPRQDPFGEAGVVAIFTGQMLRGEQPIINGSGEQERDFTYVEDVARANLLALHKNGCGIYNLGWGKGTSVNEIFRLLKELTGYPGEAVHGPPKQGEVFKICLKAEKAYRELGWEPTIPLEEGLRRTVEYFRSKLSPAQIAPTI; this comes from the coding sequence ATGAAAATTCTGGTAACAGGAGGAGCAGGCTTTATCGGCTCGCACGTGGTAGATTTATTCGTCCAGGAAGGCCATGAAGTCGTGGTGGTGGATAACCTCCACACAGGGAAAAGGGAGAACCTAAATCCCATGGCGCGCTTTTACTATCTGGACATCCGTTCCCCTGAGCTCGAAGAAGTTTTTGCGAGAGAGAAACCCGAAGTCATCTCCCATCAAGCGGCCCTTGTTAACGTTCGGGAGTCAATGGTCAAACCCATCCTTTATGCGGAGGTCAATGTCTTAGGTTCTTTGAACCTTCTGGAACTGGCGCGCCGTTACGGTGTGCGCAAATTCATTTATGCTTCCACAGGGGGAGCCATTTACGGCGAGCCTGAATACCTTCCAGTAGACGAAGAGCACCCTATAAACCCCTTGGACCCTTACGGAGCCAGCAAACACGCAGTGGAGCATTACCTTCACCTTTATTACCTCAACTATGGCTTAGAATACGTTTCCCTGCGCTATCCCAATGTTTACGGACCAAGACAGGATCCTTTCGGGGAGGCGGGCGTAGTGGCTATATTCACAGGCCAGATGTTGCGCGGGGAACAGCCTATTATAAACGGTTCCGGAGAGCAGGAAAGGGATTTCACCTACGTGGAGGACGTAGCCAGGGCTAACCTCCTGGCTTTACATAAAAATGGATGCGGGATTTACAATCTCGGCTGGGGAAAGGGTACATCAGTCAATGAAATTTTCCGTCTCCTCAAAGAGCTAACTGGTTATCCGGGAGAAGCTGTCCATGGGCCTCCTAAGCAGGGGGAAGTCTTCAAGATATGCCTCAAAGCTGAAAAGGCCTACCGAGAGCTTGGTTGGGAACCCACTATACCTCTGGAAGAGGGGCTCAGGAGGACGGTTGAATATTTCCGCTCCAAACTGAGTCCTGCGCAAATTGCCCCGACCATCTAA
- the ahcY gene encoding adenosylhomocysteinase yields MTALKYHIKDPSLASEGRKKTEWAAQEMPVLKLIRERFAQEKPLQGVRISGCLHITSETANLALTLKAGGAEVVLCASNPLSTQDEVAAYLVEEGISVFALRGEDRETYYRHIHAALEHRPHITIDDGADLVSTLHKERTELLEGVIGGTEETTTGVIRLRAMAKDGALRYPIIAVNDALTKYLFDNRYGTGQSTIDGILRATNVLLAGKTFVVAGYGWCSRGIAMRAKGMGANVIVTEVNPLRALEALMDGYRVMPMREAAKIGDIFVTATGDINVIDREHFLVMKDGAILANAGHFNVEINIPALEELAVEKVRVRPNVDQYIMADGRRINLLAEGRLVNLAAAEGHPSAVMDMSFSNQALSVAYLVKNGHTLERKVYPVPREIDEEVARLKLVSLGVEIDTLTPEQEKYLSSWEEGT; encoded by the coding sequence ATGACTGCCCTTAAATATCACATTAAAGATCCATCCCTTGCCTCAGAAGGGAGGAAAAAAACCGAATGGGCAGCTCAGGAAATGCCCGTCCTCAAACTCATAAGAGAACGATTCGCCCAGGAAAAGCCCCTGCAAGGAGTTCGCATTTCCGGTTGCCTCCACATAACCAGTGAGACCGCCAACCTGGCCCTGACTCTCAAAGCCGGTGGAGCGGAAGTGGTTCTCTGCGCCTCTAATCCCCTATCCACTCAGGATGAGGTGGCTGCCTATCTTGTAGAAGAAGGCATTTCTGTTTTTGCCTTAAGAGGTGAGGATAGGGAAACTTACTACCGCCACATCCACGCTGCCCTCGAGCACCGCCCCCATATAACTATTGACGATGGGGCAGACCTTGTCTCAACTCTTCACAAGGAACGCACAGAACTGCTGGAAGGGGTAATCGGCGGGACCGAAGAAACCACTACCGGGGTCATAAGGCTAAGGGCTATGGCTAAAGATGGAGCCCTGCGCTACCCAATAATCGCTGTAAACGATGCTCTCACTAAGTACCTCTTTGACAACCGCTACGGCACAGGCCAATCCACTATTGACGGGATCCTTAGAGCTACCAACGTTCTTCTGGCAGGGAAAACCTTTGTGGTGGCGGGGTACGGATGGTGCAGCCGCGGTATAGCAATGCGAGCCAAGGGTATGGGGGCCAACGTGATCGTTACCGAAGTCAATCCTCTCCGAGCTCTTGAAGCCCTGATGGATGGTTACAGGGTAATGCCTATGCGGGAGGCCGCTAAAATCGGCGACATTTTCGTTACCGCCACCGGCGATATAAACGTCATAGATCGTGAGCATTTTCTGGTTATGAAGGACGGGGCAATTCTGGCTAACGCAGGCCACTTCAATGTGGAAATAAACATCCCTGCTCTGGAAGAGCTGGCTGTGGAAAAAGTGCGCGTCCGCCCGAACGTGGACCAGTACATAATGGCCGATGGACGACGCATAAACCTCCTGGCCGAGGGAAGGCTGGTTAATCTGGCCGCTGCCGAAGGCCACCCCAGCGCTGTTATGGATATGAGTTTCAGCAACCAGGCTTTGAGCGTCGCTTACCTGGTTAAAAACGGCCACACCCTTGAAAGGAAAGTTTACCCCGTGCCCAGAGAGATTGATGAAGAGGTCGCCCGCCTGAAGCTCGTGTCCCTGGGGGTGGAAATTGACACCCTTACTCCCGAACAGGAAAAATACCTGAGTTCGTGGGAGGAAGGGACCTGA
- a CDS encoding PIN domain nuclease: MAIILRFVGMVVFGIIGWQMGVLLAGGFFDHSLRYILIIALASGALGFIVTPWVTIYPFRWVKEKIKILPARNLVAGFIGLIVGLIISALVSIPISFLPSPLGKILPSVATVILTYLATMIAVIRQNDILRFLGSRYSLKGEPFSSESCILLDTSVIIDGRIVDISRTGFLRGTLLIPRFVLNELHHIADSQDILRRNRGRRGLEMLEKLRREAIVPVQVTDMDVEEAKEVDEKLILLARKLQCPILTNDYNLNRVARLQGVEVLNLNELANAVKTVVLPGESLTIHIIQEGKEPNQGVGYLDDGTMVVVENGRRFINSTIEVTVTKVLQTDKGRIIFAQPDGRK; this comes from the coding sequence ATGGCAATTATCCTGCGTTTTGTGGGGATGGTTGTTTTTGGCATCATCGGCTGGCAGATGGGAGTTTTACTGGCAGGCGGTTTTTTCGACCATTCCCTCCGCTACATTCTCATCATAGCTCTCGCCTCAGGTGCCCTCGGCTTTATTGTGACCCCATGGGTTACTATTTATCCTTTTCGCTGGGTTAAGGAAAAGATAAAAATATTGCCCGCCCGAAACCTCGTGGCTGGATTCATTGGCCTCATCGTTGGTCTCATAATTTCAGCCCTTGTCTCCATACCGATTTCTTTCCTCCCCTCACCTCTGGGGAAAATCCTACCATCGGTAGCTACCGTCATCCTGACTTACCTCGCAACCATGATAGCCGTTATCCGTCAGAATGACATCCTGCGCTTTCTGGGGTCCCGTTATTCCCTCAAAGGCGAGCCCTTTTCTTCAGAAAGTTGCATCCTCCTTGATACCAGCGTGATAATAGACGGGCGCATAGTGGACATAAGCCGGACAGGATTTCTGCGAGGAACTCTCCTTATCCCTCGCTTCGTTCTCAATGAACTGCACCACATTGCCGATTCTCAGGACATCCTCCGGCGCAACCGAGGCCGAAGAGGCCTTGAAATGCTGGAAAAGCTCCGCCGCGAAGCCATAGTTCCCGTTCAGGTTACCGATATGGATGTGGAGGAAGCGAAGGAAGTAGACGAAAAACTCATACTTCTGGCCCGCAAGCTCCAGTGCCCCATCCTCACCAACGATTACAACCTCAACCGGGTGGCCCGTCTCCAGGGGGTTGAAGTTTTAAACCTCAACGAACTGGCCAACGCCGTTAAAACCGTGGTCCTTCCAGGTGAAAGCCTCACAATCCACATAATCCAAGAAGGTAAAGAGCCCAATCAAGGGGTGGGCTATCTGGACGACGGCACCATGGTGGTGGTGGAGAACGGTCGCCGTTTCATTAATTCAACCATTGAAGTTACTGTAACCAAGGTCCTTCAGACAGATAAAGGTCGGATCATTTTCGCCCAGCCCGATGGCCGGAAGTAA
- the cysS gene encoding cysteine--tRNA ligase has protein sequence MALEIYNTLTRRKEKFEPLHPGFVGIYVCGPTVYDHPHIGHAKSYVSFDVVVRYLRYLGYKVRYVQNITDVGHLLESGEDRVLKRAKIERLEPMEVVEKYTRSYFEDMDALNIQRPDISPRASGHIPEQIELVKVLIEKGYAYEVSGSVYFEVAKFPDYGKLSGQKVEELLEGYRIDPSPDKKHPADFALWKRAEPEHIMRWPSPWGWGYPGWHIECSVMSTKYLGQPFDIHGGGMDNIFPHHECEIAQSEAAHGVPFVRYWMHNNMVTVKGVKMSKSLGNAIYLKDLFKRYNPMTVRFFILSSHYRSTLDFSDEALSAAEKGLERLWNTVREVRERIPFSETGPIPQEVTDVLANRKARFLAAMDDDFNTATAIGELFELSREVNIWLTGDRPLSKDTLMAIDSLYTELGDTILGIIPQKFPEQVVGELEVPLIQLLIELRQEFRTAREWEKADRIRSRLMELGIILEDTPQGTRWRRVRVQR, from the coding sequence ATGGCGTTGGAAATATACAACACTTTAACCCGCAGGAAAGAGAAGTTTGAGCCATTGCATCCGGGCTTTGTGGGTATATACGTGTGCGGCCCCACCGTTTACGATCACCCTCACATCGGCCATGCTAAAAGCTATGTCTCTTTCGATGTAGTGGTGCGATACCTGCGTTACCTGGGCTATAAAGTTCGCTATGTCCAAAATATAACCGACGTTGGACACCTCCTGGAGAGTGGGGAAGACAGGGTGCTTAAAAGGGCGAAGATCGAGAGGCTCGAGCCAATGGAAGTGGTGGAGAAATACACCCGCAGTTACTTTGAAGATATGGATGCCCTCAATATCCAAAGGCCCGATATCTCCCCCAGGGCCAGCGGGCATATCCCCGAACAGATTGAGCTGGTCAAGGTTTTAATAGAGAAAGGCTACGCTTACGAGGTGAGCGGTTCGGTTTACTTTGAAGTGGCCAAGTTCCCCGATTACGGTAAACTTTCAGGCCAAAAGGTGGAAGAACTGCTGGAAGGATACCGCATTGATCCCAGCCCCGATAAGAAACATCCGGCCGATTTCGCCCTGTGGAAAAGGGCAGAACCAGAACACATAATGCGATGGCCAAGCCCATGGGGTTGGGGCTACCCCGGGTGGCATATAGAATGCTCTGTAATGTCCACCAAATACCTAGGCCAACCCTTTGACATCCACGGGGGAGGCATGGACAATATTTTCCCCCACCACGAATGTGAAATCGCTCAAAGCGAAGCAGCCCATGGCGTTCCCTTCGTCCGGTACTGGATGCACAACAATATGGTAACAGTGAAAGGGGTCAAAATGAGCAAATCCCTGGGGAACGCTATATACCTTAAAGACCTTTTCAAACGCTACAACCCCATGACAGTACGCTTCTTCATCCTCAGCAGCCATTACCGCTCAACCCTTGACTTCTCCGATGAAGCTCTATCAGCAGCAGAAAAGGGTCTTGAAAGGCTCTGGAACACTGTCAGAGAGGTAAGAGAGCGTATACCCTTCTCCGAGACCGGCCCCATTCCCCAGGAAGTAACCGATGTCCTGGCTAACCGGAAAGCTCGTTTCCTCGCTGCTATGGACGATGACTTTAATACAGCTACGGCCATTGGAGAGCTTTTTGAGCTTTCCAGGGAAGTCAACATCTGGCTTACCGGAGACAGGCCCCTTTCCAAAGATACTCTCATGGCCATAGATAGCCTCTACACCGAGCTGGGCGATACCATCCTGGGCATAATACCGCAGAAGTTTCCGGAGCAAGTAGTAGGGGAACTGGAAGTGCCCCTCATTCAGCTTCTTATAGAACTGCGTCAGGAATTCCGCACAGCCAGGGAATGGGAGAAGGCTGACCGCATAAGGAGCAGGCTGATGGAGCTGGGCATAATCCTTGAAGATACTCCTCAGGGAACTAGGTGGCGAAGGGTAAGGGTGCAAAGATAA
- a CDS encoding diguanylate cyclase, whose protein sequence is MAKLEVEICGIKFRNPVMPAAGPPVWNGEAMKRCAEGGAGGLVSKTISVTAAQVPRPNMAEIPGGFLNTELWSELPPEQWIEKEYAIAKETGLPLIISLGYTAQDIARLAPKVKPYADALELSTHYIGDDPHPMMEAIQAAKEAVEVPVFVKFSPFRDVREAALAAREAGADGIVAINSFGPVMSIDIETGFPLMGSREGYGWLSGLALKPLAVRCIFDIARTVDLPIIGVGGVSRGTDAVELMMAGAWAVQVCTAAILRGPSIFGKIAREIEEWLDNHGYKSVEEIRGLAIKKLQEQEYRLHPVPPLLDLEKCTGCRLCEISCVYGAIKVVDKKAVLEPQKCAGCGLCATRCRPRALTLPRTAKV, encoded by the coding sequence ATGGCGAAGCTTGAAGTGGAAATTTGCGGTATAAAGTTCCGCAACCCCGTTATGCCTGCCGCCGGTCCTCCTGTCTGGAACGGTGAAGCTATGAAAAGGTGTGCTGAAGGAGGAGCCGGAGGCCTCGTATCCAAAACCATCTCGGTGACAGCTGCTCAGGTTCCTCGCCCCAATATGGCCGAGATTCCCGGAGGCTTCCTCAATACCGAGCTCTGGTCCGAGCTCCCTCCGGAGCAATGGATTGAGAAAGAATATGCCATTGCTAAAGAAACAGGTCTTCCCCTCATAATAAGCCTCGGATACACCGCTCAAGACATAGCCCGGCTTGCTCCTAAGGTAAAACCTTATGCTGACGCGTTAGAGCTTTCCACCCATTACATAGGAGATGATCCCCACCCCATGATGGAAGCTATCCAGGCAGCCAAAGAGGCTGTAGAAGTGCCAGTGTTCGTGAAATTCAGCCCTTTCCGGGACGTCCGAGAGGCCGCCCTGGCAGCCAGAGAAGCCGGAGCCGATGGGATCGTGGCTATAAACTCCTTTGGACCTGTAATGTCCATTGATATAGAGACGGGTTTTCCCCTCATGGGAAGCAGAGAAGGATACGGGTGGCTTTCGGGACTGGCCCTGAAACCTTTGGCTGTCCGCTGTATCTTCGATATCGCCAGGACAGTGGACCTCCCGATAATTGGGGTTGGTGGAGTATCGAGAGGCACCGATGCTGTAGAACTCATGATGGCCGGGGCATGGGCAGTGCAGGTTTGCACTGCCGCCATCCTCAGAGGGCCTTCTATCTTCGGCAAAATCGCCAGAGAAATTGAAGAGTGGCTTGATAATCACGGCTACAAATCGGTGGAAGAAATCCGAGGCCTGGCTATCAAAAAGTTGCAGGAACAGGAATACCGGCTTCACCCTGTTCCACCTTTGCTGGACCTTGAGAAATGCACCGGCTGCAGATTATGTGAGATTTCCTGCGTTTATGGAGCTATAAAAGTAGTGGACAAGAAAGCGGTCCTGGAGCCGCAAAAGTGTGCGGGATGTGGCCTGTGCGCCACCAGGTGTCGCCCCAGGGCTTTAACCCTTCCAAGGACAGCAAAGGTTTAA
- a CDS encoding histidine kinase gives MEEFLRFLKECAEEYQKLLRELKESEDLLRQARAELEKITSQSAQTTFMLRQMELNLERYSAKEVYQAYRQAQALQVQLLTLREKIGQIESQYKALERYANHLRRLLDLGEKLEVSWPAERETFIPSELVLKVIEAREQEKRELARQMHDGPAQALTNLMLQAEICEKFFTRDKAKAQEELANLKKAASETFQQIRSFIFNLRPMMLDDLGLIPTLRLYLQEFEGKTGIKTIFNLTGQERRLPPYVEVVLFRAFQELLDNVHRHSRASQVQVMVDITGNRVGAVIEDNGIGFDVEAELPSGTSGISSVRENIMAIGGEIKVESAIGRGTRISIDVPVPEK, from the coding sequence ATGGAGGAATTTCTCCGCTTTCTAAAAGAATGCGCTGAGGAATATCAGAAGCTGCTGAGAGAGCTTAAGGAAAGTGAGGACCTATTGCGTCAAGCACGCGCTGAACTGGAAAAAATTACTTCCCAGAGCGCTCAGACAACCTTCATGCTTCGCCAGATGGAGTTAAACCTTGAACGTTATTCAGCTAAGGAGGTTTACCAGGCTTACAGGCAGGCCCAGGCTTTGCAGGTTCAGCTTCTGACTTTGAGGGAAAAAATTGGGCAAATAGAATCCCAGTATAAAGCTCTGGAGAGATATGCTAACCATCTGCGGCGTCTCCTGGACCTGGGGGAGAAATTGGAGGTCAGCTGGCCTGCCGAGAGAGAAACTTTCATACCGAGCGAACTGGTCCTCAAGGTTATTGAAGCCCGGGAACAGGAAAAGAGGGAATTGGCCCGTCAGATGCACGATGGCCCCGCTCAGGCTCTCACGAACCTTATGCTTCAAGCAGAAATATGCGAGAAGTTCTTCACACGGGATAAAGCAAAGGCTCAGGAAGAGCTGGCTAACCTGAAGAAAGCAGCAAGCGAAACATTTCAGCAAATCCGCAGTTTTATATTCAACCTCCGTCCAATGATGCTGGATGACCTTGGCTTAATCCCGACCCTCCGGCTTTACCTTCAGGAGTTTGAAGGCAAAACTGGGATAAAGACCATTTTCAATTTAACCGGCCAGGAAAGGAGGCTTCCTCCCTACGTCGAGGTTGTTCTCTTCAGAGCATTTCAAGAGCTACTGGACAACGTTCACAGACATTCCAGAGCTTCTCAGGTTCAGGTAATGGTAGATATAACGGGCAACAGGGTTGGAGCAGTGATAGAAGACAACGGCATTGGCTTCGATGTGGAGGCAGAGTTACCCTCAGGAACTTCAGGGATAAGCAGTGTGCGGGAAAACATTATGGCTATCGGTGGGGAGATAAAGGTGGAAAGCGCCATCGGAAGAGGCACAAGGATCTCCATTGATGTCCCTGTCCCTGAAAAGTAA